The sequence TTGGTGTGTAAACGGCTATTTATTTCATGAGTTAGTTAAATGCATTTGCCTGTGAATTTGATGAAGGtgcgtggggaggagagcctggctgggagtccagagtctgtgagtttaaatccccacttgtgtctcctgggtgtaaagggacagctaaagatcacccccacagtgagtggctcaggggttacatgccctgccacctgtgcagctgtgggcaagctgcatagtcccaaggagcccagttgccccccagctggcagttgcggacaaggaaggggctggcttgtgcagctgtggcaagctgagcaggccctaccagctgcggaggactagcctcagagggaggcaatgggaaaccccctctgaatactgcttaccatgaatgcCCTATTattagggtagccataaatcgggattgacttgaaggcagtacattgctATTAACTTAAATAACAAGATTCCACCGACAATAAATTTGACAAAGAGGTTTTGCCAATTTCATTAATTCCACAGTAGcttgtttaatttaaaaaattagggATTGTGTTGCCTATTTCATGGATTAGGTAAATGCACTTCCTGTTTCATGAACGATGCAATATTTTGCTTTTTCATTAATAAAGCAATTACCCCATGAAATATGCCCAACTGTCTCTTCCTGGGCATTGAAGGATATCATGTGAAGAATAGGCTTTGACACATGTTTCATTAGGCAGTGATTGACAGAATATGTTATATTCAGCATTCTAATAATTATACCATGTGGCTACTTCATCATTGCAGTGGATTTCAAATAGCATATTGCCTTCACTGCAGCCACCAtggttggaatgtatgaggttcaactccaacttggtgggttgaggctgcatggggttaataagggtagcttaAGGGtagctggttgaggctatacctatccctttgatcctgccctctcttcccttcctgctaggctgataagcaacaggatgtttgatcccagttccttcctgcctttctcAGCGTtgtctttctctcgagaggggagcagacatcttctctttgtctctcctctcaaccaggatgagggcgagtactggaaccagtgctcgttgctccaacatagctaggtaGCTagttatagaactctttcctatcaagcatgtacttccagaataaagtagttgttacttattttaaagcttaaagtctctgtctgactgatttgcagggaaggtagaatcttagcaaagattcaaacacacacacactaagcttgctcaatactctccgttccgcagcactACGCAATTCCGCTATGCTACTCAATAGAATTCCAACAACCACCCTCTGAACTTACCTTTCTGGGGGCTGCTGCTTGTGCATTGCTTCCTGCTAGGGATATTTCTTGGCAGCATGAAGGCAGTCTGCATGTTCAACTTTCAGTCACTAAATAATTTCAAAGTTTGGGAGGGAGGTTGACTCCCTGCTATTTTTCTGCAAATATAAGATATCTCTACCTATTAATAGAGACACTCTCCtatcccactccctgcccccaaTTTAAATGCCACAAAACAAAATCCAATGTAAAAATGGCATTAAGGTAGTAATGAGTCACAGAATGGTGAAGTGGGAGGATCTAGTTGTGTCAGTTATCATTATTACTTCCAtgtttatcctgcccttcatccagcCCCCCTTATATCCTCATATCAAcactgtgaggtagcttagagaGTAACTGACCCAAGATCACCCCTTACAGTTTATGGCTGAGTGAGAGTTTGAGCCCAGGGTTCCCCAGTTCGTCCATCACTTTCCCCCCTATACAACCACACTTAGTGATTTCACACATACTATGCAATCACATGCTTCAATATATTCCATGCTACACCTACAAGAGTGATGGCTTGATTAGCTGGAGGAATAGTATCATTTTACAATTTGAGCACTTGTTATCCCATACAGAAATTCTTCTTTTAGTCTTGATCCTGTGTAACAACAGCTCTTCTACTGTGTGAGGAAAAATCAGCTGGAAAGATAAATAATCTAATTGCATCTGGTATGATCAATAGCTGCTCCACAAAACAGTATAAATTACAGGGGAAGACATCTTTGGTACCCCCTCCCTGATGCTGTGATCGTGGTGGCGAAAGAtgccacctgttgggtgtgctttaatttggattcctgtgttgagcagggggtaggactcgatggccttataggccccttccaactctataattctatgatgcTTTGTTGTCTGGCCAATAACTGTGTATTGCTCTAGAGCCAGGGATCTGGCCTGGCCAGGCAACCACCCCCTAGAAAATCAGATCCCAGCATAACTCCACTCAAGTTGCTTCTGCCTCCTGCTCTCTGGTCTTGCCAGttcccctctgcctccccccttgTCGCCTTGCCACGTGCCTCATTATTGCTAGAGTTGTTGAGGTCATGACCCTTGGCTCGTTCTCTATTGACCCCTGACCTCCCGAGACTAATCTGTGTCAACAGGCCTCCAGGGATGAAGAAACAGCCGCTCTGCaggtggaaaggaaaggagagaggaaaggggtggGAGACTTACCCCCTCCAGCTCCAGGAATTTGGTGGAGGAGGCAAAGAGACAGGATGATAAAGAGCAATCCAAGACAAGTGGATGCATTGAAATCAGGCTGATTTAATCCCTTTCCCCAGCAACCTGCCGGTCCCTGCTCTTTGCTTttgtctccctccttctcccagtCCTTTTGTCCTTCCTTCCCACTGGGCTTGCTGCTACATCCCTTTCCCACTTCTAGTTactaactcccccccccttttctgtcAGTGTCTTTGCCCCACCTCTCCCCAGTGAGAGGGCAGAGAGTGCCCTCTTGTGGCAGGATAATTTCACTGGTTTCTtattgaaaaaatggactgccttcaagtcgatcccgacttatggcgaccctatgaatagggttttcatggtaagcggtactcagagggggtttaccattgcctccctcttaggctgagaggcactgttGTAAAAGTTTTCCAGAGCATGACATTGCAGGAAAATTGCCTGCCATGTCCtcagttaaaaaaattatttgccaccaattttttttatttttttaattgagggGTTCTGCTAGCAACATCAACAATGAGACAATGCCTtggtgtagcaaaaacaattcaaGATGTTACTTCCCATTGGACCAACTTGCAAATTCACTGCACGATGAAAAATCCCAGAGTAGTTTATTGGACCAATTCAGGCTGGCCCCAAAAGGATCccatcactttgaattgggcaacactgcatacaaacaGATATCAATACAAACAGATATTAATTTGCACTGGTGTGAACTAGGAGTAATCCTGATTGAAAGAAGCACCTTTTCCTAGACAAGGTCCATTTGCTAAGATACGGCAGAGAACTTCATTATATGTGTGTTTGTGGTGGGGTGAGTAGATTTGAAAATGTAGAATGCCGTTCTATATCTGGCTTCCACAGAGCAACAAGAGAATGGAGTAGACAGAATTTTTGGTGATGGGGTGTTGTGAGATGAGGAGTTGTAATGACTGAAGAAAATTGATTATTTAAGCTCCTTGGATCTCAAGATGGTTTGCTCCTctgcctctttttctctctctcagtgcGTAGAGGGGGTTGCTCCCCTTAGGTACTGTTTTTGGGAGCCCTAAGATGCTTAAAATTAGGGAAGTCAGGAGCAGTgattgtggatttcattaaggtACCTCTACCTTTCCCCCCATCATTGGATCACTTCATgtcctctctctctgtttataTGATTGTGTGACCGATTGTTCTCATCCCTTCCAGTTTTCACTGCACTTTGATAGAATGAAGCCAACATAGAATTGAATGAAAAAAGCTTGCTTTCTGAGGCTGAACATTTGTTCCATCTGTTACCACTACTAACTGACCTGAATGGACAGTAAAACTGGAGGCAAGCAGGTGGCCCAGAGAGACACTGACTGTTGAGTCTGTGGGAAACTCGAGAGGGTGAAGGAGGAGGGTGGAAACTTAGTGGGGATGCTTCACCCAACTCCATTTGCTTAGGAAAAAGTTGCTTCTCTTTTCTAATTTATCATTTTCCTAGTGAAGGGACAGTAGGTCCCCCAGGCCTAAGTGGATAGTGGGCTTCCACTCACCTTTTCCCTTGTTGTGGAAAGGTGGTGAAAATAAAACATTCATGTGGGTGAGTGATGAGAGCGGGCAAATCCATAGATACATTTCAAATGGAAGTGGAGGGAGGAAATGAAGAAGGAGCAGAGGGTTCAAAGTTGGCCACAGATTTGGGTTATTCATGTTTAACAAAGTTAAAGTTTAACTCATTTTACTGGAAGCAAGTTAGGCATGTTAAGAGTTCCATCCTTGCATTCTCTCTCTTTACAGAGAGGGGGTTGCCTTGGTTCTCAGTAGTTCTGCTTTATCCAATGTATCTTCCACTTCTGTTTGCAACAGTATCCTTCAAAATGTTTTTCCTTTGAGGGTGAGTATCTGAAATACTGTGAATAATTTCGAAGTAATTATAAGTATTGTTTCAGTTTAACAAAAAGAAGGGGGAAGATTCAAGGAAATTCATTCACAAACACTGCACTGCACTTGAGTTAAGGTCGCTGCATAAACCACAACTTTTTAAGCCAAACCACAACATACCAATAATGTTTCCACAATTTCTGCCAGTAACCTAGCCAGGAACTCCCCCCTCCTGTGCTTCTATCATAGCTCATCAGTAAGGACAAGTTCTGCCTCTGGGCCCATCCGCATCAGGCAATCTCCTGCCCCCAGTTCAGCACTTTAATAATGAAAcagaatttcatagaatcatagagtggtagagttggaaggggcctataaggccatcaagtccaaattATTGGCAAATTACCTATCTAGATGATAACACCAGGGTTGGCTCAGTTTCATATCTAGTCCCTAAGAAGACATTAACTTTATTGGAGAATCCCAGGAAAATAGAGAATCCCACAATTCTGTGCATTTATAGTAAGTATCAAGTTCTTGGATAAATCTTTGGCCTACCTTTATATATTACCTTTGTGGTTTGGTTAGCTTCCATACCACATTGGTATGTGGTATGGCCCCACATCGTATGGTTCACTTGAATCATGTGGATACTTTATGTAACAGTGTCAGCCTCACTGATCCAGTCAACCTGCGTGGTGCAAACTTCAGAAGATACCAAAGTGGAAACCAGCCACAGAAGGACAGCTACTAGTCATTCCACAAAGGCACCAAGTAAATTAGGCCTTTCTTGAGTTGGGTGGTTGAAATAAGTGTAGCTACAAGTTAGCACTTGGACAGAGAAGTCAGTGCATGGGACTCATAGGGGCAGTTAGTAGAAGCTTTATCTTTACTTCCATTTGTACTGGGTTTGAACCTTGAGTCACACTGTGTACAGTCTTTGTGAAATAATTGTCATTTTTTTTGGCTGGAATAGCTGGCACAAACTGAGAGACTGTCTCCATTTGTGTCTAGGAACACTCAAAGGTATTTTCCATTCAAGAGTGGATTCACACAACTGAATCTGCCGCCTTCGTCTTCTTGTGCTACAAGGTGATTGTTTTCACGAGTCAGTTCCTGTGAGAGGCAGGCACATCTCTTAAGAGGTTTTGGCAAAGAGCATTTACCACATAAATGGGGTGGAGTCACTGAGATGGTATTATTAGTGGAAACTTGTAATGTATGAAAGGCCAAAAGACCTGTGCAGAGCTAAAAGCTTCACCTTTGACTTGTGCTTGTGTTTCACAGGCCAATTGGAAACTTTTCACTGCTTGCACTGGCATCCCCACAAAATAAACGCCAGGTTTATCTGGTATCTGCCTGCTTGCCTCTCCTTGCTGGGATTTCTTTTGCAGGAGGCTGAGGAGGTAGGATCTGTCTTTCTTGGGGGATCAGGAAATCGGGTCTCCTCTTTTATTGACCAATTAGTAATGGCAGAGTGGGTTGCCCTGGGTCAGAAGTCAGGGATGGCTTCCTTAGGTGCTTCAGTGCTCCTGCCCTGCAGTTTACATGCCTCTCAGTTACTGACCCTGTAATTAACACAGTGGAAGAATGGAGCAGAGCTGGCTGTCTCAGCAGGCTCCCTCCTCTTTCTGCTGCATTAGTAGTTTCTGAGCGCTGTAAACCTGCTGCCTTCTCTTCACATCCTTTGGCAGAACTAAATAAAATATGGCTTCTCCTTGTGGTCTTTGGCTTTGCATTGGAGCAAGGGGGAAGGAACTTGTTTAAAGTCATGTGGCAAGTTTGTGGCAAATTGAGGAAAAGAGCCCAGAGTTCCAATGCATCCCCATAGGGATGGACCACagccacttaaaaaaaatcttaaaagaatCTCAGGACCTTTTCATAAGCCTCACTGGCCCATTACTTGCCGGGTGGGCTTTGTTTTTAGATTCTTTTAGTGCTTTCTGACAACCTTGATGTCAGTCAAAATGTTTGACTAGATGAGGATTCCACTGGGTGGTAGGAGGTCACTTTGAATACACTGAGGTTTTTTAACCTCAGCTTCTTTTCTTACTAGAAGCAGAGCTGAAAGGCTTTTAAATTAATTGCAAACAATTGACAAGTGGTTCATTGACTACCTGATCCCCACCAGAACTGGTAGCTTCCAAGACATTATTTGTATCCTGTTTCTCAGCCCTTAGAGCAACTCACTTCCCCCACCTCGCTGACCATTTAATTATATACTCATTATCATATAATTACAGGGTAAATATACATGATTATGTTCTTTAAATCAGAGGGCAGGTTACATGATAATTAGCAGTGGATGTGACGAAGGTGCTAATTGTACTACCCAAAAGTCTGATTCTCTGGATGGCCAGTGTAAAGCCCAGCAGGAATTACCCACTGTTGTTTAGAATGGGCTATACTTTCATCCCTCCAGGACTGACATACTAACAGGCATATGAAGCTGTTCAGATAAGCAAGCAAGGAGAGTCTCAGAAAAGCTTGCCTGCTTTCTGCAAGATTCACGGCTTTGTAACAGACTCTTGGATTCGTGTGGGGGGCATTAGGCACCCCAGGGATGTCTTGTCCCCACCCCAGAGAATGAGGGGAGCCGCAGTGGGTGTTGCGGAACGTACCCCCTTGCCTCCAGGGTTCTTGGCTGCTGAGGCTGGCTCTGGCCACCCTGGGCTGTTCCAGGCATCTGCGCTGGCTCGCCTCTTCGGCTCCTCGTCCTCTTGCTGAgccagagaggaagaggaaggaaagggagaccccTCAACCGAGCCCCAGAGCCCCCCTTGCAATGCAGAACGCAAGCAAGTGCTGCCATAGCCGCTGAGCCCCTCTCCCCGCTTGCTCTGCACGGGGACAGAAGCCTAGCCTCCCATCTCTCCAGGGAGCTTCTGCAGGCCCCCACTTTCTCTCCCTCTTACCTCCAAACTGCCCCAATCCTCATCATCCCATTGGTCTCCTGTGCTTCCCTCCTCGGCCACATCCTCCTCCAGGTCCCACTGCTCAGACGCGGAGAGAGATGTCTGCTCTGGGGCGGACGGTGGGCCgtctccttaaaaaaaataataataaggggTAAAATGGGGGCTgatcctttttcagcccaagggccgctttCTCTACCggacaactttctgagggccacatgtcagtggtggaggGGACCAGAGGCAAATGTTAAGTAGGCTCATTTCTACACACTCGGGGGGCCAAGAAGGGCCAGTGAGGGTGGAGAgagctccaagggccagataagaaaggtctggagagccacatttggcctctagGCCTGAGGTAAAGCATCCATATTTGGCCAGCAGGAGAAGCCATTAGCTAGGGGAATTACTGTGGTgtacaaagacacacacacagaatatGGACCTGCTGGTCCGATACAACACACCTTGCCCCATTCTACCCCCCAAGACTCCCATGGCCTCCACTGACCTGATTTGGCAGGCTCTGGGGTCGGGCTGGCTGGGGCCCCCTCAGGCGCCTGTTCTGCAGCTTGCAGTGCCCCAGGATTTGTCCGGATCAGCTTTGAGGTGAGCGATGAGACCCCCGTCACGGCCCACCcagcccagctggcagctgcactTGCCCTTGGGCCAGCCGAGGCAGCCTGGACGTCCTTCTCTAAAGAGAGGGCAGAAGAGGCACTTCAGGTCGGGCCCTCCAatccctgctcctccctcccttGCCCCTGTCCCCAATGGCAGCTCACCCAGCTCAGAGAGTTGCACCTGGTCCTTGGAAACGGTTTCCAGTTTGGTCGTGAAGCTCCGCATAGCTTTGAATGCCTGAGAGAAAggattttatcttgttgtacaccgccctgagagcttgtcgctaaagggcggtctaaaagtgcaataaataataataataataataataataataataataataataataataattgctattAGTAAACAGAATTGTGCTTTGCTCCTCCAAAGAAGGACTTACTGGTTTTAGAACTAAATCCCTTCATGTCAAAAGAAgggtacaacaataaaaaatagcCACAAGTGCTTTTAAAATAATGTGTTCTCCTTGCAatttatatgatttatttatatagaaatttatttcctgccctacTACTGACTTCACTATGGGCTGCTTGAGGCTTATTaaaacagtttacaaaataaTACATTCAGTTAAATTCAGTTAAAAATACAACAGAGGCAGGGACCACAGATAAAACATCAAGTACTTAGCAAGGAAAAAGCCtgtcaaaataaaaatgtctgtACCATCTGGCAAAAAACAACCAGAGAGGGGAGCCACCTGCACTTCACAGGGCCAAGCGTTCCACCGTGTTGGTACAGTCCTGTCTCTTGTCACCCTCAGCCTAGGTGGGACATGAAAAACAGCCTCTCCTTCTGATCTTGGGGAGTGGGCAGCTTGGTACAGGAGGAGACAACCCCTCACTGCATCCTCTCATCAATCAGAAGAGGGTTTCAAAGCTCCTGTGCCTAGGTCATGTGACAGGCTCAGATTAGCGAAAGGACAGCTCTGCCTGGGCCTAATCAGGGCTGCAGAGGCAATGTTTCCTTGGATTGAAAGGTAAGTTACCTGTGCTTCTGTCCACAGAATCTGGAACCCCAAGGTAGCTTCCTCACAGCACTTGGGGCCAAAGTAGATGTAAGATCTACCATCAGGTCTCCTGGCATCTTTTTCTTAAAGGGGATTTCATGGGGTGGGTTGTGTGTGTGACTTGAATTGGGGCTGCTGCACTAGGAGAGGGTGTGTGGGTTAGTCCCTCCCCATCTTGTTTCCTTGATGGAAATCACATATATGTTTTCCTCTCTGTGTCTAGTgcctgtgagagagagagagagaaagagagagaaagagaaagagaaagagaagagagagagagagagagagagagagagagagaggtttcctTTGGTGAAATGATGTAGGAATGAAGGGTTAATGCtcctttcctttacaaaagggTTAATGCCTCCTCAGTAGGCCTGATTTTCACATGCAGAGGTATGGGGTGGTAGGATCAAGAGGCGCAGAGTGAACTGTTTTACTTAATATTGCAGCAGGGAGGTGCTATTTTTGAATGCCCATCTAATTGGGGGATGGGTGAATCCTGCAAGAAAAGAACCCTAAC is a genomic window of Rhineura floridana isolate rRhiFlo1 chromosome 1, rRhiFlo1.hap2, whole genome shotgun sequence containing:
- the LOC133390822 gene encoding N-terminal kinase-like protein isoform X2 — translated: MAFKAMRSFTTKLETVSKDQVQLSELEKDVQAASAGPRASAAASWAGWAVTGVSSLTSKLIRTNPGALQAAEQAPEGAPASPTPEPAKSGDGPPSAPEQTSLSASEQWDLEEDVAEEGSTGDQWDDEDWGSLECCPIQSDGILLGPA
- the LOC133390822 gene encoding N-terminal kinase-like protein isoform X1, translated to MAFKAMRSFTTKLETVSKDQVQLSELEKDVQAASAGPRASAAASWAGWAVTGVSSLTSKLIRTNPGALQAAEQAPEGAPASPTPEPAKSGDGPPSAPEQTSLSASEQWDLEEDVAEEGSTGDQWDDEDWGSLEYFRYSPSKEKHFEGYCCKQKWKIHWIKQNY